TTTGTCCAGATCATATTCTGCACCTAATCGCAAGCTATCACCGGAAGCTTTGGAAACATTGGAGCGAAAATTATTTCCTTCCCATGCATCTAAACTTTTAAAGGGCTTATCAAAATGAATGGTGAAAAAAATTTTTACATCTTTTGGTCCACCCCAATAACGATCAACAGTGCTAAAGGAGCCTTCTATAACGGTATCACTTACACGATTTATAACAGCATTCGCCATTGTACAGTTAATAATGTGTCCGCTAAGGTTTATAATAATTCGACCTTTTGTTGCTTTTGTATAACGAAATCGATAAAAATTTACTCTTTCTGTAGAAGTTTGCTCCACCCATATCTTATTATTTTGCAGCATTACCCGATGATACCCCGGTTGTACAATTTCATCATCGTGATTATAAAAAGACTTCCAACCTTGTTGCCCCAATACCGGGTTTTCATTATCTGATGCAGGCATGATCTCAATGCCGGATTGCATCCAGGCATGTATTTGTTCAAAACCTAAAATTTGTTTTTCATTATAATTATAACTGCCTCCATTTTGGTTTTTATTTCTTGTCATTGGTGCCGCTGTTGCCATTCCAAACGGAAGGCTTCCTGTAATAAAAAATATATCACGTCCACGATTGGTTTCAATGTAAGGATCAACCCATGATACGTAATCTTTTTGTTGTTCAGGAGAAGGAAAAACTTCTATCTCTGAAAAGCCAAGCTCTCTACCGCTTCCATCAGTTGCTTCAAATTTTATCCATTTGGTTTTTTTTGTTTCAAACGTAACTGCCAGTCCGGTTCCATCTGCAGGTATTTGATTTACCCAGACAATACTGCCATCACTAAAGATCAATTTACCTCCTGCAATATTTTCTCTTAATGATGCTCTGTCGTACAGCACTACTTTATTTATCAATTGCGGTTGTTGCCATTCTAATTGAATCCATGGAAAACGTATGTAACCCCAATCGGTAGTATCGCCCTCGCAAGCCCATTCGCCCATGCCATCAATACCAATCAATCCATCTGCAATATTTTTTGCTTCAAAGCCTTTGCCGGATATTGAAGAGGCGGTAATTGTTGCCAACCGTGCAATATTATTGGTACCGGCTTTGGCAATTATTACTATAAATGATGTTAGAAAAAGAAAAAGAGTTTTTTTAATCATGGTGATTGATTTAATACGTTTGATGTTTCACGCAAAGAACCAAAGGATACAAAGACGCAACGTTTTACATTCATTCTGTTTGTTGCGTGAAATACCTAAAGCTTCGTTCGAAAAGGTACTGCCGGAAAACCTTCTTTGTTACAAAAATTTGTGACCGGATAATTAGTAAAGGCGTATCGCACCATAATCGGTTTTGCAATCATTGGACTCTGCAGCCACACTTCATTCTTAACTATGGTCGCGTTGGCATAATAAAATTTACCATCGATGCCGGCAATAAAAAAATGGTGTGGAGCCTGCCCATCTGTCGTAGCAAGCCCGCCGCCAACGGTTTCAGAAACAAATTTTACCTTGATAATACTGTCAGCAGTTTCAACACTTTGCCATTCAGGTCCGTTACAAACGGTGTTTGATACTTTGTATGTATTTGCTAAAGCTAAACGTGCCAGTCTATAACCTACATCTTGTTTATCCCGGGGATGAATATCACTAGGATCGGCAATATCCATTGTAAGCGCCATCCCCGTGTTTGAAACTACCTTATGGATGTTTGCCTGAGCTTCCCTAAAAAGCGCATAGTCGTAAGCGGTAGTATCGTTTTGCTGCCATGTATAAGGCGCTACCTGCACATAATAAAAGGGCAGATCATTTTGCTTGAACAATGTACGCCAGTTATTGATCATCGCTGCACATAAACGTGTATAGGTAGAGCTATCATAACGATTGGATTCGCCCTGGTACCATAATATTCCTTTAAATTGTAAATTCCTTAACGGGTATATCATCGAGTTATATAAAAGTGTCGGGCGAACATTTTTTTCAAACGTTACTGTTGAATCAAGTTTTTCTTTTGCTACAGCACTTGTATCGTATGGATATAAATATTTTTTAAATAAGATGGAATCTTTAGCAAGCGTTTCCCTGCTTGTCCATGCCTGGCAGGATGTTGCGCCGAGCGCACTTGTAACCAGTCCAATCGGAATATGTCTTTGTAAAAAAATATCTCTAGCGAAAAAATAAGCAACTGCGCTGAAATCAGGTACAGTAGCAGGAGAACAGATAGTCCATGTACCGCCGCAATCATTTACCGGGGCTTTATAAAAACTGGTGGGCACATCAAATAACCGTATCTGCGGATATTGTGCATTTTGAATTTCCTGCTGATAATGTAGTACGCCCAATAGCCATGGTAAAAAAGGCTTTAGCTGCATGTCCATATTGGATTGTCCGCTGCACAACCAGACATCGCCAAATAGTATATTCCTAACTGCTAGTTTTTTATCGATTGAAGAAATATCAATAGCATGTTCTGTAAAATCATAAGGTTGAATAGTAGGTACAGGAATTTCTGTACTCCATTCTCCGCTTTTATTTGTAGTTGCTTTATATACTTTCTCATCCCAATCTGCTTTTATTTCTATAGCCGCTTCTGTCTTTGCTGTTCCCCAGATTTTTAATGCTTTTCCTTGTTGAATCACCATATTATCCTGCAGAGTGTTAGCCAATTTAAAATCTTGCGCAGAAG
The Ferruginibacter albus DNA segment above includes these coding regions:
- a CDS encoding sialate O-acetylesterase, which gives rise to MLRLKNNFFVLGRNAAIKHPCVTPLYGIVLFIISSLPFASSAQDFKLANTLQDNMVIQQGKALKIWGTAKTEAAIEIKADWDEKVYKATTNKSGEWSTEIPVPTIQPYDFTEHAIDISSIDKKLAVRNILFGDVWLCSGQSNMDMQLKPFLPWLLGVLHYQQEIQNAQYPQIRLFDVPTSFYKAPVNDCGGTWTICSPATVPDFSAVAYFFARDIFLQRHIPIGLVTSALGATSCQAWTSRETLAKDSILFKKYLYPYDTSAVAKEKLDSTVTFEKNVRPTLLYNSMIYPLRNLQFKGILWYQGESNRYDSSTYTRLCAAMINNWRTLFKQNDLPFYYVQVAPYTWQQNDTTAYDYALFREAQANIHKVVSNTGMALTMDIADPSDIHPRDKQDVGYRLARLALANTYKVSNTVCNGPEWQSVETADSIIKVKFVSETVGGGLATTDGQAPHHFFIAGIDGKFYYANATIVKNEVWLQSPMIAKPIMVRYAFTNYPVTNFCNKEGFPAVPFRTKL